The Oryctolagus cuniculus chromosome 5, mOryCun1.1, whole genome shotgun sequence genome includes a region encoding these proteins:
- the ORYCUNV1R1523 gene encoding vomeronasal 1 receptor oryCunV1R1523 (The RefSeq protein has 6 substitutions compared to this genomic sequence) encodes MVVYIIKETIFLFLTGLGLLGNMAVFANYICIFFVGTEKRSVYLILIHLAFTNIILLFSKGTPNTIAVLGLGNLLGDGGCKTVVYLERVARGLSICTSSLLVVVQAVIMSPRASVWGRARRRSAGHILPLLLFFWILNCFISMNLLCYIRSTNSMNTSLTRSHRYCYFVPESWIIRWVFFTFLFLRDALFQGLMACASDYLVLLLHAHHKHVLYLQNTQLLCTTAPEIRAAQSVLLLMLCFLSFYWTDCIISLYLSFSLEQDSITANVREFAAVGYAVLSPFVLIHRDGIRLNVGICNKIG; translated from the coding sequence ATGGTTGTGTACATTATTAAGGaaacaatctttctctttctcactggaCTTGGTCTTTTGGGGAACATGGCTGTTTTTGCCAAttatatatgcattttctttGTGGGTACTGAGAAGAGGTCAGTACACCTTATTCTCATCCACTTAGCTTTTACAAATATCATACTTCTCTTTTCCAAAGGAACACCAAATACAATAGCTACTTTTGGTTTGGGAAACCTCCTGGGTGATGGAGGCTGCAAAACTGTTGTTTATCTGGAGAGGGTGGCTCGGGGCCTCTCCATCTGCACCAGCAGCCTCCTTGTGGTGGTCCAGGCTGTCATCATGAGCCCCGGGGCCTCTGTGTGGGGGAGAGCCAGACCCAGGTCCGCTGGGCACATCCTCCCACTGCTTCTCTTCTTTTGGATACTCAATTGCTTCATCAGCCTGAATTTACTCTGTTACATAAGAAGTACCAACAGCATGAACACATCACTGACCAGAAGTCATCGCTACTGTTATTTTgtaccagaaagctggataatAAGATGGGTGTTTTTCACTTTCCTGTTCCTGCGCGACGCCCTGTTTCAGGGCCTCATGGCCTGTGCCAGTGACTACCTGGTGCTTCTCCTGCATGCACACCACAAACACGTCCTCTACCTGCAGAACACCCAGCTTCTCTGTACCACTGCCCCTGAGATCAGAGCTGCCCAGAGTGTTCTCCTCCTCATgctttgcttcctttctttttattggaCAGATTGTATTATTTCTCTATATTTGTCTTTCTCCTTAGAGCAGGATTCCATAACAGCAAATGTTCGAGAATTTGCAGCTGTTGGTTATGCAGTTCTCAGCCCATTTGTGCTGATTCACAGAGATGGAATCCGGCTGAATGTTGGTATATGCAACAAGATTGGGTAA